Part of the Cupriavidus basilensis genome is shown below.
CAACACCCTCAACCGCCCGCTGGCCGACCGCGACTACGTGGCATTCAACGCGAAGTACTCGTTTTAACGTTTTGCGGGGCCAGTGCCCGCGAGGGCCGGCCTCATTCCCAGGAGCGCACTCATGCAACAGCATACGAAGACAACGATCCGCGGCACGCTGCTGGCGGCCAGCATGATGCTGGCTGTCGCCGCCTACGCCAAGGTGACACCGGATGAGCTCAAGCAGCTCGATGACAAGCTCACGCCCATGGGCGCGGAACGCGCCGGCAGCAAGGACGGCCAGATCCCCGCCTGGAGCGGGAAGTGGCTTGGCGTGCCAGCGGGGGTGCAGTGGAAGCGCGGCGAGCGCTATCCGGACCCCTACGCCGCGGAGAAGCCGCTCGCCGTCATCACCGCGCAGAACATGGCGCAATACGCCGAGCACCTGACCGAAGGCACCAAGGCCTTGTTCAAGAAGTATCCCGATACCTTCAAGATGCCGGTCTACCCGAGCCACCGCGATTTCCGCTACGAGGACGCGGCCTACAAGAATATCCGCCTGCTCGCCCCCGAAGTCAGCATGACGGCGGACGGCAATGGCCTGAGGAACGCGCCGCCGCAAGCGCCGTACCCAATCCCCAAGAGCGGGCTGGAACTGATGTGGAACTTGCGCTTCGCCTCCTCCATCGGCACGGAATCGGCCACCTACGGCCAGGCGGTGGTGTACCCGGACGGCAATATCGCCTGGGGCCGCGTGCGCTACAACATCTTCTCGCCGCGCAACGCAGCCAGCTTCGACGCAAAGAGCGCGCTCAACAGCAAGACCTTTTTCCGCCAGGCTACCGAGCTGCCGCTGCGTGATCGCGGCACGTTGCTGGTGGGCTATGAGCTGTGGGACCAGGAAGGCGCCAACACCCGCCGCACGTGGCAATACAACCCCGGCACGCGGCGCGTGCGGCAAACGCCGGAGTACGGCTTCGACCAGCCCTCCGGCCCGGGCGGCTTCCGTACCGTCGACGACGACCGGCTCTTCAATGGCTCCGGCGAGCGCTACAACTGGAAGGTGGTGGGCAAGAAGGAAATCTATGTGCCCTACAACAACTACAAGCTGATGAGCACCGCGGTGAAGTACCAGGATATCCTCGGCAAGGGCCACGCCAACCCGGACCTGATGCGCTACGAGCTGCATCGCGTGTGGGTGCTGGAGGCCTCGCTCAAGGAGGGCTTCCGCCACCAGTACGCCAAGCGGGTGCTGTACATCGACGAGGACAGCTGGAGTGCGGTGATCGCCGAGAACCATGACGCGCGCGGGCAGCTGTGGCGGGTCAACCTGGCCGGCTCCGTGTACGCCTACGATGCCCAGCGCTTCTACACGACCACGGCGTTCTATCACGATCTGGTGTCGGGTGCCTATTTTGCCGATCGCCTGACCAACGAAGAACCGATGCCGGTGCTCAACCACAGCCCGGAATTCAACGAGTCCTACTTCTCGCCGGACGCCGTGCGCGGCTCGGGCACCTGATACCGGCCCCCCGGCCTCACCGCAGGCTCGCGCGGACCCATGCCAATGGCATCGGTCCGCCGCGGCCATCCAGTCCCTTCCCGCCATGAAACCTGACCTGATCGCCTCGCTAGGCGAGGAACTCCACCAGGCGCTGACCGCGCGCGTGCCGGTCGCACCCCTGAGCGGACGTGGCGACCCGATCACGGTGCGCGACGCCTACCGCATCCAGCAACAATTCGTCGCGCACCGTCTGGCACACGGCGACCGCATCACCGGCAAGAAGATCGGCGTCACCAGCCTGCCGGTGCAGCAGATGCTGGATGTGCACCAGCCCGATTTCGGCATGCTGCTGGCCAGCATGCGCTACCCCGACGGCCAGCCCATCCCCGCCGCCACGCTGATCCAGCCGCGCGCTGAGGGCGAGATCGCCTTCTTTCTCAAGCGCGACCTGCGCGGCCCCGGCGTGACCCGCGCCGACGTGCTGGCCGCCACCGAAGCGGTTTCCGCCTGCTTCGAGATCGTCGATTCGCGCATCCTCGACTGGCGCATCCGCATCGAGGACACCGTGGCCGACAACGCCTCCTGCGGCGCCTACGTGCTGGGCGAGGAGCGCGTAAGCCCGGCCGGCCTCGACCTTGCCGGCTGTGCCATGACGCTGGAAAAGAACGGCGTCGTGGTCGCCACGGGGCAAGGCAGCGCCGCCCTCGGCCACCCCGCCGAAGCGGTGGCCTGGCTGGCCAATACGCTGGGCGCGCTTGGCATCGGCCTGCTCGCCGGCGAGACCATCCTGTCCGGCTCGCTCGCGGCGCTGATTCCGGTCGTTGCCGGAGACCGCCTGCACCTGCGCATCGACGGCATCGGCAGTTGCAGCACCCGATTCACCTGACTCACCTGACTCACCTGAACTCTCCCACCCTGCCCGCTCCAAGCAAGGAAGCCCCATGGCAAAAATCAAGTGTGCCCTGATCGGCCCCGGCAATATCGGCACCGATCTGCTCTACAAGCTGCGCCGCAGCACCATTCTGGAACCGGTGTGGATGGTCGGCGTCGACCCGGCCTCCGACGGCCTCGCCCGGGCCCGCGAACTGGGCCTGAAGACGACCGACCAGGGCCTCGACGGCCTGCTTGCGCACCTGGCCGCCGACGACATCCGCATCGCCTTCGATGCGACCTCGGCCTACGTGCACCGCCAGCACTCCGACCAGCTCACCGCGCGCGGCGTGCGCGTGATCGACCTGACGCCGGCGGCCATCGGCCCCTTCTGCGTGCCGCCGGTCAACCTGGACGAACACCTCGGCAGCAATGCGATGAACGTCAATATGGTCACCTGCGGCGGCCAGGCGACCATTCCCATGGTGTATGCGGTATCGCGCGTGCAGGCGGTGGCATATGGCGAGATCGTCGCCACCGTTTCCTCGCGCTCGGTCGGGCCAGGCACGCGCCGCAACATCGACGAGTTCACCCGCACTACCGCCGGCGCCATCGAGCAGGTGGGCGGCGCGCGGCAGGGCAAGGCCATCATCGTCATCAACCCGGCCGAGCCTCCGCTCATCATGCGCGACACGATCCACTGCCTGACCGAGGACGAGCCGGACGTGGATGCCATCACGGCGTCGGTCCACGACATGATTGCCGAGGTGCGGCAATACGTGCCCGGCTATACGCTCAAGAACGGCCCGGTCTTCGACGGCAAGCGCGTTTCCATCTTCATGGAAGTCGAGGGCCTGGGCGACTACCTGCCCAGGTATGCCGGCAACCTCGACATCATGACCGCCGCCGCCGCGCGCACCGCCGAGCGCATCGGCGCCGCCATGCTGCGCGGCGCGTTGCCCGCCATGGCCACTACCGCATAAGGAGTTAGAAATGAGCCAACGCATTACCGTGCATGACATGACCCTGCGCGACGGCATGCACCCGAAGCGCCACCAGATCTCGCTCGACCAGATGAAGACGATCGCCCGCGGCCTGGACGAAGCCGGCGTGCCGCTGATCGAAGTGACCCACGGCGACGGCCTGGGCGGCGCCTCGGTCAACTACGGCTTTCCCGCGCATAGCGACGAGGCGTACCTGCAAGCCGTGCTGGGCGAGCTCAAGCAAGCCAAGGTCTCCGCCCTGCTGCTGCCGGGCATCGGCACCATCGAACACTTGCGCATGGCGCATGAACTGGGCGTGCACACGATCCGCGTAGCCACCCACTGCACCGAAGCCGATGTCTCCGAGCAGCATATCGGCATGGCGCGCAAGCTCGGCATGGACACCGTGGGCTTCCTAATGATGGCGCACATGGCGCCGATGGCGACGCTGGTGGAACAGGCGCTGCTGATGGAGTCCTATGGCGCCAACTGTCTCTACATCACCGATTCGGCGGGGCATATGCTGCCGCACGACGTCACCGCCAAGCTGACGGCCGTGCGCCAGGCGCTCAGGCCGGACACCGAACTGGGCTTCCATGGCCACCACAACCTCGCCATGGGGATCGCCAACTCGCTGGCGGCCGTGGCCTGCGGCGCCACCCGCATCGACGCGGCCGCCGCCGGGCTGGGCGCTGGCGCCGGCAATACGCCGATGGAAGTCTTCGTGGCGGTCTGCGAGCGCATGGGCATCGAGACCGGCGTGGACGTGTTCCGCATCGCCGACGTGGCCGAAGACCTGGTGGTGCCCATCATGGACCAGCCGATCCGCATCGACCGCGATGCGCTCACGCTGGGCTACGCCGGCGTGTACTCGTCTTTCCTGCTGTTCGCCAAGCGCGCCCAGGCCAAGTACGGCATTCCGGCGCGCGAGATCCTGGTCGAACTGGGGCGCCAGCGCCTGGTGGGCGGGCAGGAGGACATGATCGAGGACACCGCCATGACGCTGGCACGCGAGCGTGGGTTGCTGGCCTGACGGCACGCGGCGGCGCACGCACTTGCCCTCGTCACCTCCCGTGGCCTGGGCAGATGCCTGTATCGTCACCCGCCGCCAAAAGAAGGTTCGAATCTGCCGGTCATCTTGATTTAGAGTATGTGACCATGGACATACGATCAGGAGCAGAGATGGCGAGGCAAGTCTCAAAATCGGACTTCAAGGCACATGCGCTGGCGTACTTCCGCCAGGTTGAGGACTCGGGCGAACCGCTGGTGGTGACCAACCACGGCAAGCCGGTTCTCGAGGTCCGGCCGTATCGGAGTCCTTCACGTAGCCCGCTGGAAATCCTGCGCGATTCCGTGGTGCGCTACGACGCACCGACCGAGCCGGTGGACGCCGATGATTGGGAGGCGGCGCAGTGACCGTCCTGGACACGCGCGCGCTCGTCTGGTGGGTGAGTCGCGGCACTGGTGGCGCGCGAGCGCCTTGTCCGCTGGTGACGAAGGACGAGAAGATCCGCGCCTACCCGCACGTCAAGACGATCTGGTAAAGGCTCCCGTAGCCGGTCGCGCGCTGTGCCGTAACGCAGCGCCGAGCGGGCGCGGCGGGCCAGGAAGCCCCCGCGTCCGGTATGCCTACCCCTCAAACACGTGATGCAACGCCGGCGGCTCGATCCCGGCGACATTGAGCTCGAACTTGCGCCGCTCCACACTGCCTGGCGGCACGCTTTCAATGTCTGTGTAGAACTGCCCGTACCAGTCGCGCATCTGGTAGATCGGGCCGTCGCCCTCGCACAGCAGCGGGTTGTCGATGCGGATCTTGCTGTCCCAGATCACGACGTCTTCGTAGAAGGCGCCGCGCGCCTGCTCCACGTAAGCCTGCGCCATGGCGCGGTTCTGCGCATCCGACAGGCCCGGCACGCGCTTGACCAGCACGCCGTAGCGCAGCTCGAAGCTGTTGGCGTCCACCGGCACATGGCAGTTGAGCAGGATGGAGTGGATGGGCTGGTCACCCATGCGCCCGCTCATTTCGGTGATGTGGTACGCGGGGCCGAAATAGGTGGAGAGCGCGGTCAGCTGGTCATCGCCCGAGAGCCTGGCGCTGCGGCCGATCATCAGCTGCGTTCCCTTGTGGCCCTCGAACAGGTTGGCGAAGTAGTCGACCGGTGCGCCGTGCACCGTGCCGAAGTGGGCCATGTCGGAGATATTGTCGACCAGCTCGCGGCAGTTGGTGTGGATCAGCATCTTGTCCAGCGCCCAGTCCGACCACTCGTCGGAGAAGCACGCCTCGATGCGCGGGATGGCCACTTCCGGCGGCGGCGCGTTGCCTTGCGGGTCGTGCCAGATGAACAGCAGCTTGTTCTGCTCGCAGGTGGTCCAGCTGCCGATGCGCGCCTTGGGCGGCACCCGCTTGCAGTATGGGATCGATTTGCAGCCGCCGTCGCCGCCCCATTGCCAGCCATGGAACGGGCAGGCGATGTTGTCGCCCTGCACGGTGCCCGTGCTGAGATCCGCGCCCATATGGGGGCAATAGCCGTCGATGATCTTGATATTGCCGGCCGAGTCGGCAAAGGCGGCGAGTCGCCGGCCGAAGATGTCGAGCCTGTGAGGTTGGCCATCCCTGTAGTCGGCCGCCAGCCCGAGGCAATGCCAGCCGCGCGCGAAGCGTGCCTGCGGCGGCCGGGATTCAATCTTGTAGCCTTGTGTGGACATGTCTTCTC
Proteins encoded:
- a CDS encoding DUF1329 domain-containing protein → MMLAVAAYAKVTPDELKQLDDKLTPMGAERAGSKDGQIPAWSGKWLGVPAGVQWKRGERYPDPYAAEKPLAVITAQNMAQYAEHLTEGTKALFKKYPDTFKMPVYPSHRDFRYEDAAYKNIRLLAPEVSMTADGNGLRNAPPQAPYPIPKSGLELMWNLRFASSIGTESATYGQAVVYPDGNIAWGRVRYNIFSPRNAASFDAKSALNSKTFFRQATELPLRDRGTLLVGYELWDQEGANTRRTWQYNPGTRRVRQTPEYGFDQPSGPGGFRTVDDDRLFNGSGERYNWKVVGKKEIYVPYNNYKLMSTAVKYQDILGKGHANPDLMRYELHRVWVLEASLKEGFRHQYAKRVLYIDEDSWSAVIAENHDARGQLWRVNLAGSVYAYDAQRFYTTTAFYHDLVSGAYFADRLTNEEPMPVLNHSPEFNESYFSPDAVRGSGT
- the dmpE gene encoding 2-oxopent-4-enoate hydratase — encoded protein: MKPDLIASLGEELHQALTARVPVAPLSGRGDPITVRDAYRIQQQFVAHRLAHGDRITGKKIGVTSLPVQQMLDVHQPDFGMLLASMRYPDGQPIPAATLIQPRAEGEIAFFLKRDLRGPGVTRADVLAATEAVSACFEIVDSRILDWRIRIEDTVADNASCGAYVLGEERVSPAGLDLAGCAMTLEKNGVVVATGQGSAALGHPAEAVAWLANTLGALGIGLLAGETILSGSLAALIPVVAGDRLHLRIDGIGSCSTRFT
- a CDS encoding acetaldehyde dehydrogenase (acetylating) → MAKIKCALIGPGNIGTDLLYKLRRSTILEPVWMVGVDPASDGLARARELGLKTTDQGLDGLLAHLAADDIRIAFDATSAYVHRQHSDQLTARGVRVIDLTPAAIGPFCVPPVNLDEHLGSNAMNVNMVTCGGQATIPMVYAVSRVQAVAYGEIVATVSSRSVGPGTRRNIDEFTRTTAGAIEQVGGARQGKAIIVINPAEPPLIMRDTIHCLTEDEPDVDAITASVHDMIAEVRQYVPGYTLKNGPVFDGKRVSIFMEVEGLGDYLPRYAGNLDIMTAAAARTAERIGAAMLRGALPAMATTA
- the dmpG gene encoding 4-hydroxy-2-oxovalerate aldolase, with protein sequence MSQRITVHDMTLRDGMHPKRHQISLDQMKTIARGLDEAGVPLIEVTHGDGLGGASVNYGFPAHSDEAYLQAVLGELKQAKVSALLLPGIGTIEHLRMAHELGVHTIRVATHCTEADVSEQHIGMARKLGMDTVGFLMMAHMAPMATLVEQALLMESYGANCLYITDSAGHMLPHDVTAKLTAVRQALRPDTELGFHGHHNLAMGIANSLAAVACGATRIDAAAAGLGAGAGNTPMEVFVAVCERMGIETGVDVFRIADVAEDLVVPIMDQPIRIDRDALTLGYAGVYSSFLLFAKRAQAKYGIPAREILVELGRQRLVGGQEDMIEDTAMTLARERGLLA
- a CDS encoding type II toxin-antitoxin system Phd/YefM family antitoxin; the protein is MARQVSKSDFKAHALAYFRQVEDSGEPLVVTNHGKPVLEVRPYRSPSRSPLEILRDSVVRYDAPTEPVDADDWEAAQ
- a CDS encoding Rieske 2Fe-2S domain-containing protein; amino-acid sequence: MSTQGYKIESRPPQARFARGWHCLGLAADYRDGQPHRLDIFGRRLAAFADSAGNIKIIDGYCPHMGADLSTGTVQGDNIACPFHGWQWGGDGGCKSIPYCKRVPPKARIGSWTTCEQNKLLFIWHDPQGNAPPPEVAIPRIEACFSDEWSDWALDKMLIHTNCRELVDNISDMAHFGTVHGAPVDYFANLFEGHKGTQLMIGRSARLSGDDQLTALSTYFGPAYHITEMSGRMGDQPIHSILLNCHVPVDANSFELRYGVLVKRVPGLSDAQNRAMAQAYVEQARGAFYEDVVIWDSKIRIDNPLLCEGDGPIYQMRDWYGQFYTDIESVPPGSVERRKFELNVAGIEPPALHHVFEG